The following proteins are encoded in a genomic region of Bosea beijingensis:
- a CDS encoding Gfo/Idh/MocA family protein: protein MKIALVGTGFVADYYMTTLANHPALALAGVWDRDAARLEAFRAFHNVTAYPDLDALLADPAVQIVVNLTTPESHYEITSRALAAGKHVYCEKPLAMGLAQAELLVAQADDAGLTLATAPANGLSDAHRLVEDALRSGRIGAPRLVYAAMEDGPVFRDKWASWRSRSGAPWPGLHEFEIGCTLEHAGYALSWLATLFGPVETLTAFSAVTFPDKGPGTEQITMAPDFSVACLTFRSGVVARLTNGLAAPRDRSLQVFAEKGSLTVRDLWDNRSVVHVEETDAPRPLLGRILTRAEAKLGRALPWKPAPGRKLTYPAAPSSKALPGYPSQIDFMRGVADQAEAIRRGEAPRFSGALALHITELALALNNARDLAQPYRPRSSF, encoded by the coding sequence ATGAAGATCGCGCTCGTCGGCACGGGGTTCGTCGCCGACTACTACATGACGACGCTGGCGAACCATCCGGCGCTCGCGCTTGCCGGTGTCTGGGATCGGGATGCCGCGCGGCTGGAAGCATTCCGCGCCTTTCACAATGTCACGGCCTATCCCGACCTCGACGCCCTGCTCGCCGACCCGGCCGTGCAGATCGTCGTCAACCTGACGACGCCGGAGAGCCATTACGAGATCACCAGTCGCGCGCTCGCCGCCGGCAAGCATGTCTATTGCGAGAAGCCGCTGGCGATGGGCTTGGCGCAGGCCGAGCTGCTGGTCGCGCAGGCCGACGACGCCGGGCTGACGCTTGCCACAGCTCCCGCCAACGGGCTCAGCGACGCGCATCGCCTGGTCGAGGATGCCCTGCGCTCCGGCCGGATCGGTGCTCCACGGCTGGTCTATGCGGCGATGGAGGATGGCCCGGTCTTCCGCGACAAATGGGCAAGCTGGCGCTCGCGCTCGGGTGCGCCCTGGCCGGGACTGCACGAATTCGAGATCGGCTGCACGCTGGAACACGCCGGCTACGCACTCTCCTGGCTGGCGACGCTGTTCGGGCCGGTCGAGACCCTGACCGCCTTCTCGGCCGTGACCTTCCCCGACAAGGGGCCGGGCACCGAACAGATCACGATGGCGCCGGATTTCTCGGTGGCCTGCCTGACCTTCCGCTCCGGGGTCGTCGCGCGACTGACCAACGGACTCGCCGCCCCGCGCGACCGCTCACTGCAGGTCTTCGCCGAAAAGGGCTCGCTGACCGTGCGCGACCTCTGGGACAATCGTTCGGTAGTCCATGTCGAGGAGACAGATGCGCCCCGGCCCCTGCTCGGACGCATCCTGACGCGGGCGGAGGCGAAACTCGGGCGGGCACTGCCCTGGAAGCCCGCTCCGGGGCGCAAGCTGACCTATCCCGCAGCGCCATCGAGCAAGGCTCTGCCCGGCTACCCCTCGCAGATCGATTTCATGCGCGGCGTAGCGGATCAGGCCGAGGCGATCCGACGCGGCGAGGCCCCGCGTTTCTCGGGCGCGCTCGCCCTGCACATCACCGAGCTCGCGCTCGCCCTCAACAACGCGCGCGATCTCGCCCAGCCCTACCGGCCGCGCTCAAGCTTTTGA
- the rocF gene encoding arginase — translation MTASSATAPASQGRIALLGCPIEVGASRRGALMGPAGLRTAGLVGVLESLGYAVGDHGDILPRDLVPVDGPAPANARFYNEIAAWMRALSARAYELARSGDTPIFLGGDHSLSMGSVNGVARHWQEQGRKLFVLWLDAHADFNMPAISPSGNMHGMSSAFLCGEAGLDDLLGTEPRASIAYEQLSLFGIRSIDPLEKAAVKARGVDIADMRAIDEHGVGVLIRQVIEKVRAANGVLHVSFDVDFLDPPLAPGVGTTVPGGATYREAHLVMELLHDSGLVRSMDIVELNPFLDDRGQTARLAVELAGSLFGQQITDRQTPSNAIGAA, via the coding sequence ATGACCGCCTCCTCCGCGACCGCCCCCGCTTCCCAGGGCCGCATCGCCCTGCTGGGTTGCCCGATCGAGGTCGGCGCCTCGCGCCGCGGCGCGCTGATGGGCCCGGCCGGCCTGCGCACCGCCGGCCTCGTCGGCGTATTGGAAAGCCTCGGCTATGCGGTCGGCGATCATGGCGACATCCTCCCGCGCGACCTCGTCCCGGTCGACGGCCCGGCGCCAGCTAATGCCCGCTTCTACAACGAGATCGCCGCGTGGATGCGCGCGCTCAGCGCCCGCGCCTACGAACTCGCCCGCTCCGGCGACACCCCGATCTTCCTCGGCGGCGACCACAGCCTGTCGATGGGCTCGGTCAACGGCGTCGCGCGTCACTGGCAGGAGCAGGGCCGCAAGCTCTTCGTGCTCTGGCTCGACGCGCATGCCGATTTCAACATGCCGGCGATCTCGCCTTCCGGGAACATGCACGGCATGTCCTCGGCCTTCCTCTGCGGCGAGGCCGGCCTCGACGACCTGCTCGGCACGGAGCCGCGCGCCTCGATCGCCTATGAGCAGCTCAGCCTGTTCGGCATCCGCTCGATCGACCCGCTCGAGAAGGCGGCGGTGAAGGCCCGCGGCGTCGACATCGCCGACATGCGCGCCATCGACGAGCACGGCGTCGGCGTGCTGATCCGCCAGGTCATCGAGAAGGTGCGCGCTGCCAACGGCGTGCTGCATGTCTCCTTCGACGTCGACTTCCTCGATCCGCCGCTGGCGCCGGGCGTCGGCACCACCGTTCCGGGCGGCGCGACCTATCGCGAGGCGCATCTGGTGATGGAGCTGCTGCACGATTCCGGGCTGGTGCGCTCGATGGATATCGTCGAGCTCAACCCTTTCCTCGACGATCGCGGTCAGACCGCCCGTCTCGCGGTTGAACTGGCCGGCAGCCTGTTCGGCCAGCAGATCACCGACCGGCAGACGCCGTCGAACGCGATCGGCGCTGCTTAA
- the efeO gene encoding iron uptake system protein EfeO, with product MRLRFAGLAGASLIAVMTAGSAWAASPLDLVAPVAEYKLYVSQGVDQLVKDTKTFTDAVKAGDLAKAKALYAPTRVSYEKIEPVAELFSDLDGKIDSRADDHEKKEEDPEFTGFHRIEYGLFAKNSTEGLSPFADGLLADVTELQGRIKGLTVPPDKMVGGAAALIEEVAATKISGEEDRYSHTDLWDFQANADGAKKIVDLLRPLVVKEDKALAGKIDANFATVDKTLAKYKLGDGGFETYDKLSEADRKALAAMITTLAEDLSKLRGVLGLG from the coding sequence ATGCGCTTGCGTTTCGCAGGGCTGGCCGGTGCCAGCCTGATCGCCGTTATGACCGCCGGCTCGGCATGGGCCGCCTCGCCGCTCGACCTTGTGGCGCCGGTCGCCGAGTACAAGCTCTATGTCTCGCAAGGTGTCGACCAGCTCGTGAAGGACACCAAGACCTTCACCGATGCGGTCAAGGCCGGCGATCTCGCCAAGGCCAAGGCGCTCTACGCGCCGACCCGCGTCTCCTACGAGAAGATCGAGCCGGTCGCGGAACTGTTCAGCGATCTCGACGGCAAGATCGACTCGCGCGCCGACGACCACGAGAAAAAGGAAGAGGATCCGGAATTCACCGGCTTCCACCGCATCGAATACGGGCTTTTCGCCAAGAACAGCACCGAGGGGCTTAGCCCCTTCGCCGACGGGCTGCTTGCCGACGTCACCGAATTGCAGGGCCGCATCAAGGGCCTGACGGTTCCGCCGGACAAGATGGTCGGCGGCGCCGCCGCACTCATCGAGGAGGTCGCGGCGACCAAGATCTCCGGCGAGGAGGACCGCTACAGCCATACCGATCTCTGGGACTTCCAGGCCAATGCCGACGGCGCCAAGAAGATCGTCGATCTGCTGCGCCCGCTCGTCGTCAAGGAAGACAAGGCGCTGGCCGGGAAGATCGACGCCAATTTCGCGACCGTCGACAAGACGCTGGCCAAGTACAAGCTTGGGGATGGCGGCTTCGAGACCTATGACAAGCTGAGCGAGGCCGACCGCAAGGCGCTGGCCGCGATGATCACCACGCTGGCGGAGGACCTCTCCAAGCTGCGCGGCGTGCTCGGCCTCGGCTGA
- the efeB gene encoding iron uptake transporter deferrochelatase/peroxidase subunit: MMKPTNPFTPSRRSLLTGGAAALGGASLAQAAGEPVQNPAAAPESDTTARRQPFHGTHQSGIVTPRPATGLVAAFDVTATSLDELERLFRLLSARIAFLMRGGPAPTADPGFPPPDSGILGPVIAPDNLTVTVALGASLFDERFGLGPLKPKHLQRMKRFRNDALDGALCHGDLLLQFCANTADTSIHALRDILKNAPDLLLLRWKQEGTVPVLKPKLGEPAESARNLLGFRDGTANPDAADTALMDHLVWVQSSPSEPGWATNGSYQVVRIIRNFVERWDRTPLSEQEAIMGREKASGAPFGGSQEYDEPVYADDPEGKRTRLDAHIRLANPRRPETEGSRMLRRPFNYSNGVTRAGQLDMGLLFICFQQDLERSFIAVQRRLDGEPLEEYIKPVGGGYFFALPGVPEAGSYLGAGLIRAARGIAPAANSTSPRKTGD; the protein is encoded by the coding sequence ATGATGAAGCCGACCAATCCCTTCACACCCTCGCGGCGCTCGCTTCTTACCGGTGGCGCGGCGGCCCTCGGCGGAGCCTCGCTGGCCCAGGCGGCGGGCGAGCCGGTCCAGAACCCTGCGGCAGCACCCGAAAGCGACACGACCGCCCGGCGCCAGCCCTTCCACGGCACGCATCAATCCGGCATCGTCACGCCGCGCCCGGCGACCGGCCTCGTCGCCGCCTTCGACGTCACCGCGACCTCGCTCGACGAGTTGGAACGGCTCTTCCGCCTGCTCAGCGCGCGCATCGCCTTCCTGATGCGGGGCGGGCCGGCCCCCACCGCCGATCCCGGCTTCCCGCCACCCGACAGCGGTATCCTCGGCCCCGTCATCGCGCCCGACAACCTGACCGTCACCGTCGCGCTCGGCGCCTCGCTCTTCGACGAGCGTTTCGGGCTCGGGCCGCTCAAGCCCAAGCATCTCCAGCGGATGAAACGCTTCCGCAACGATGCGCTCGATGGCGCGCTCTGCCATGGCGACCTGCTGCTGCAGTTCTGCGCCAACACCGCCGATACCAGCATCCATGCGCTGCGCGACATCCTGAAGAACGCACCGGACCTGCTCCTGCTACGCTGGAAGCAGGAGGGCACGGTACCCGTCCTCAAGCCGAAACTGGGCGAGCCGGCCGAAAGCGCCCGCAACCTGCTCGGCTTTCGCGACGGCACCGCCAATCCCGACGCCGCCGATACCGCCCTGATGGATCATCTCGTCTGGGTGCAATCCAGCCCCAGTGAGCCGGGCTGGGCCACGAATGGCAGCTACCAGGTCGTCAGGATCATCCGGAATTTCGTCGAGCGCTGGGACCGCACGCCCCTCAGTGAGCAGGAAGCGATCATGGGCCGGGAGAAGGCGAGCGGCGCGCCCTTCGGGGGCAGCCAAGAATATGACGAGCCTGTCTATGCCGACGATCCAGAGGGCAAGCGCACCAGGCTCGACGCCCATATCCGGCTCGCCAATCCGCGCCGGCCGGAGACCGAAGGCAGCCGCATGCTGCGCCGGCCGTTCAACTATTCCAACGGCGTCACCCGCGCCGGCCAACTCGACATGGGCCTGCTCTTCATCTGCTTCCAGCAGGATCTCGAGCGCAGCTTCATCGCCGTGCAGAGGCGGCTCGATGGCGAACCGCTGGAGGAATACATCAAGCCCGTCGGCGGCGGCTATTTCTTCGCCCTGCCCGGCGTGCCCGAGGCCGGGAGCTATCTCGGCGCCGGCCTGATCCGGGCCGCGCGCGGCATCGCGCCCGCGGCAAACTCGACTTCCCCCCGCAAGACAGGAGATTGA
- a CDS encoding cupredoxin domain-containing protein, with protein sequence MFLAGGRPEQTAAAPRLESRSSPRLKLAGIATLLLVCGGASAFIYAAGSGAQRGAAAGSTEFAIAITDRTCQPATLTVPAGKASFVVSNRSERVLEWEILDGVMVLEERENIAPGQSRRLTTQLHPGEYAITCGLLSAPRGRLIVQASTTQPHPTLTLMDMVGPAAEYRAVLSERSAALGAAVDALDQAQGGGDAQAAGKARREAAALLPALHPATAGDAELDGLFGTLQTALAGDGANAASGIKRAAETFRTALAQRTILPDTMLAGAISLLSPDSEPASPEDIAAARDIAKLLLPLTTRVDPALAGRVRADLVALPADAKPGGALRALAEDLVAMRKALALPEAERKS encoded by the coding sequence CTGTTCCTGGCTGGCGGCCGGCCGGAGCAAACGGCCGCAGCGCCCCGCCTCGAATCACGCAGCTCGCCGCGGCTGAAACTCGCCGGCATCGCCACGCTGCTGCTGGTCTGCGGCGGCGCCTCCGCCTTCATCTATGCCGCCGGCAGCGGCGCGCAGCGCGGCGCCGCCGCCGGTTCGACCGAGTTCGCCATCGCCATCACTGACCGAACCTGCCAGCCGGCGACCCTGACCGTCCCGGCAGGCAAGGCCAGCTTCGTCGTGAGCAACCGCAGCGAGCGCGTGCTGGAATGGGAAATCCTCGACGGCGTCATGGTGCTGGAGGAGCGCGAGAACATCGCGCCCGGCCAGTCCCGCCGACTGACGACGCAGCTCCACCCCGGCGAATACGCCATCACCTGCGGCCTGCTCAGCGCCCCGCGCGGCCGCCTGATCGTCCAGGCATCGACGACGCAGCCGCACCCGACCCTGACCCTGATGGACATGGTCGGCCCCGCCGCCGAATACCGTGCCGTCCTCAGCGAACGCTCGGCTGCGCTGGGAGCGGCGGTCGACGCGCTCGATCAGGCCCAGGGCGGAGGCGATGCGCAGGCTGCAGGCAAGGCCCGTCGCGAAGCCGCGGCGCTGCTCCCCGCCTTGCATCCGGCCACGGCCGGCGATGCCGAGCTAGACGGCCTTTTCGGCACGCTGCAGACGGCTCTCGCCGGCGATGGGGCCAACGCAGCATCCGGGATCAAGCGCGCCGCCGAGACCTTCCGCACCGCGCTCGCCCAGCGCACCATCCTGCCGGACACGATGCTCGCCGGCGCGATCAGCCTGCTGTCGCCCGACAGCGAGCCCGCCTCGCCCGAGGACATCGCCGCCGCGCGCGATATCGCAAAGCTGCTGCTGCCTTTGACGACGCGTGTCGATCCCGCGCTGGCAGGGCGCGTCCGGGCCGATCTCGTGGCCCTGCCTGCCGACGCCAAGCCGGGCGGAGCGCTGCGGGCGCTGGCCGAGGACCTCGTGGCCATGCGCAAGGCGCTCGCTTTGCCCGAAGCGGAGCGCAAGTCATGA
- a CDS encoding aldehyde dehydrogenase family protein produces MLQVVQAYDRAPITEIETDDEAALERKLQAAQAVFKDRDNWLKPHQRIAILRKLAGLLEARRDHFAMQIAREGGKPLPDAIVEANRAVDGVYNAAEELRNFAGREIPMGLSAAAADRWAFTTKEPIGIVAAISAFNHPLNLIVHQVAPAIAVGCPVIVKPAGTTPLSCIDFVKLVHEAGLPEAWCQTFVPLETALAEKFATDPRIAFLSFIGSAKVGWYLHSKLAHGARSALEHGGVAPAIVDKSADLDGIIEPIVKGGYYHAGQVCVSTQRIYVHDAIINDFTERLVARVKKLRTGDPTLKDTEVGPLIIPKEADRVASWIDEAIKGGARLATGGERLSETVLEPTVLIDPDPEARISSEEVFGPVVAIYRYSKLDDAIARANSLPVAFQASIFAQDIDVAMRAANRLDASAVMVNDPTTFRTDWMPFAGRRVSGYGTGGIPYTMHDMTQEKMILLKRR; encoded by the coding sequence ATGCTCCAGGTTGTTCAGGCCTATGACCGCGCCCCGATCACCGAGATCGAGACCGATGACGAGGCCGCGCTCGAACGCAAGCTGCAGGCGGCGCAGGCCGTCTTCAAGGACCGCGACAACTGGTTGAAACCGCATCAGCGCATCGCGATCCTGCGCAAGCTCGCCGGCCTGCTCGAAGCGCGGCGCGACCATTTCGCCATGCAGATCGCGCGCGAAGGCGGCAAGCCGCTGCCGGACGCGATCGTCGAGGCGAACCGGGCGGTCGACGGCGTCTACAACGCGGCCGAAGAACTTCGGAACTTCGCCGGGCGCGAGATCCCGATGGGACTCTCGGCCGCCGCCGCCGATCGCTGGGCCTTCACCACCAAGGAGCCGATCGGCATCGTCGCGGCGATCTCGGCCTTCAACCACCCGCTCAACCTGATCGTGCATCAGGTCGCGCCGGCGATCGCGGTCGGCTGCCCGGTCATCGTCAAGCCGGCCGGCACGACGCCGCTCTCCTGCATCGATTTCGTCAAGCTGGTGCATGAGGCCGGGCTGCCGGAGGCCTGGTGCCAGACCTTCGTCCCACTCGAGACGGCGCTCGCGGAAAAATTCGCCACCGATCCGCGCATCGCCTTCCTCAGCTTCATCGGCTCGGCCAAGGTCGGCTGGTACCTGCATTCCAAGCTCGCCCATGGCGCCCGCTCGGCGCTGGAGCATGGCGGCGTCGCCCCGGCGATCGTCGACAAGAGCGCCGATCTCGACGGGATCATCGAGCCGATCGTGAAGGGCGGCTACTACCATGCCGGCCAGGTCTGCGTGTCGACGCAGCGGATCTATGTCCATGACGCGATCATCAACGACTTCACAGAGCGGCTCGTCGCCCGGGTGAAGAAGCTGCGCACCGGCGACCCCACGCTGAAGGACACCGAAGTCGGCCCGCTGATCATCCCGAAGGAGGCCGACCGCGTCGCTTCCTGGATCGACGAGGCGATCAAGGGCGGCGCCCGGCTCGCAACCGGCGGCGAGCGCCTGTCGGAGACGGTGCTGGAGCCGACCGTGCTGATCGATCCCGATCCGGAGGCTCGCATCTCCAGCGAGGAGGTCTTCGGGCCGGTCGTCGCGATCTACCGTTACAGCAAGCTCGACGACGCGATCGCGCGGGCGAACTCCCTGCCCGTCGCCTTCCAGGCCAGCATCTTCGCGCAGGACATCGATGTCGCGATGCGGGCTGCGAACCGGCTCGATGCCTCGGCCGTGATGGTCAACGACCCCACGACCTTCCGCACCGACTGGATGCCTTTCGCCGGCCGGCGCGTCTCCGGTTATGGCACCGGCGGCATCCCCTATACGATGCATGACATGACGCAGGAGAAGATGATCCTGCTCAAGCGACGCTGA
- a CDS encoding acetolactate synthase large subunit: MKKGSDLLVEALENEGVDRVFGVPGEENLDVVESLRKSKIELVLTRHEQAAAFMAATHGRLTGRPGVCIATLGPGALNFSTGAAYAHLGAMPMILLTGQKAIMTAKQARFQIVDVVASMRPLTKMTRQIVSPASIPSVVRDAFRVAMEERPGPVHLELPEDIAAEEVEDIPMIPVHALDRPVAPAAPLDHAAKMILAAKRPLVMIGAAGNRPRLVEPLSAAVRRIGLPFFNTQMGKGAVTGGSNLYLGTAALSEGDYVHEAVAAADLIIAVGHDTIEKPPFLMRNAGGPKVIHLGFQSANVEQVYHPDAEVIGDIGVTMTGLADRLESKLPEQKQTLELRQKILAKINARAEEDRFPVTPQRLVHDVRAVMPEDGMVCLDNGMYKIWFARNYRTHVANTLLLDNALATMGAGLPSAMMAAMLHPERRVMAVCGDGGFMMNSQEMETAVRLGLNLVVLVLNDGAYGMIRWKQAVDKFPDYGMTFGNPDFVRYAEAYGAKGSRVTSAEALVPTLEAAFKGGGVHLVDCPIDYSENTRVLVEELRNKVPDVDLA; this comes from the coding sequence ATGAAGAAGGGTTCCGATCTTCTGGTCGAGGCGCTTGAGAACGAGGGCGTCGACCGCGTCTTCGGCGTTCCCGGCGAGGAAAATCTCGACGTCGTCGAATCCCTGCGCAAATCGAAGATCGAGCTGGTGCTGACCCGGCACGAGCAGGCCGCCGCCTTCATGGCCGCGACGCATGGGCGCCTCACCGGCCGCCCCGGCGTCTGCATCGCGACGCTCGGCCCCGGCGCGCTCAATTTCTCGACCGGCGCGGCCTATGCCCATCTCGGTGCGATGCCGATGATCCTGCTCACCGGGCAGAAGGCGATCATGACCGCCAAGCAGGCGCGCTTCCAGATCGTCGACGTCGTCGCCTCGATGCGCCCGCTGACCAAGATGACCCGCCAGATCGTCAGCCCGGCCAGCATTCCCTCCGTGGTGCGGGACGCCTTCCGCGTCGCCATGGAGGAGCGGCCGGGTCCGGTCCATCTCGAACTACCCGAGGATATCGCGGCCGAGGAGGTCGAGGACATCCCGATGATTCCGGTCCATGCGCTCGACCGGCCGGTCGCACCGGCCGCGCCGCTCGACCACGCTGCCAAGATGATCCTCGCCGCGAAGCGCCCGCTGGTGATGATCGGCGCCGCCGGCAACCGGCCGCGGCTGGTCGAGCCGCTCTCGGCCGCGGTGCGCCGCATCGGCCTGCCCTTCTTCAACACGCAGATGGGCAAGGGCGCCGTCACCGGCGGCTCGAACCTCTATCTCGGCACCGCCGCGCTCTCCGAAGGCGACTATGTCCATGAGGCCGTCGCGGCCGCCGATCTGATCATCGCGGTCGGCCACGACACGATCGAGAAGCCGCCCTTCCTGATGCGCAATGCCGGCGGGCCGAAGGTGATTCATCTTGGCTTCCAGTCGGCCAATGTCGAGCAGGTCTACCACCCCGATGCCGAGGTGATCGGCGATATCGGCGTCACCATGACCGGGCTCGCCGACCGGCTGGAAAGCAAGCTGCCCGAGCAGAAGCAGACGCTGGAGCTGCGCCAGAAGATCCTGGCCAAGATCAATGCCCGCGCCGAGGAGGACCGCTTCCCGGTGACGCCGCAACGGCTCGTCCATGACGTGCGCGCGGTGATGCCCGAGGACGGCATGGTCTGCCTCGACAACGGCATGTACAAGATCTGGTTCGCGCGGAACTACCGCACCCATGTCGCCAACACGCTGCTGCTCGACAATGCGCTGGCGACGATGGGCGCAGGCCTGCCCTCGGCGATGATGGCGGCGATGCTGCATCCGGAGCGGCGCGTCATGGCCGTCTGCGGCGATGGCGGCTTCATGATGAACTCGCAGGAGATGGAGACGGCGGTCCGGCTCGGGCTCAATCTCGTCGTGCTCGTCCTCAATGACGGCGCCTATGGCATGATCCGCTGGAAGCAGGCCGTCGATAAATTCCCGGATTACGGCATGACCTTCGGCAACCCGGATTTCGTCCGTTATGCCGAGGCCTACGGCGCCAAGGGCTCGCGCGTGACCTCGGCCGAGGCGCTGGTGCCGACGCTGGAGGCCGCCTTCAAGGGCGGCGGCGTCCATCTCGTCGATTGCCCGATCGACTATTCCGAAAACACCCGCGTCCTCGTCGAGGAACTCCGGAACAAGGTGCCGGACGTCGATCTGGCGTAA
- a CDS encoding class II glutamine amidotransferase, whose protein sequence is MCRFLAYSGVPVFLEDFVASPCHSLIHQSLHAEEAKTGTNGDGFGVGWYGERPEPGQYREVRPAWSDENLLSIARQVRSHLFFAHVRAATGTATTRANCHPFVHGRYLFMHNGQIGGYGTIRRRLEALIPDELYSVRAGTTDSEALFLLALSHLAEGMAPGDALAAAIADALALMEQAGIREPLRCAAALADGDSIHAIRWSSDSKPPSLYVCERPDSVVVASEPVDAARECWQALPCNTLVTVQGGAVTFSPFEIALKQAA, encoded by the coding sequence ATGTGCCGCTTCCTCGCCTATTCCGGCGTTCCCGTCTTCCTAGAGGATTTCGTCGCCTCGCCCTGCCATTCGCTGATCCATCAGTCGCTCCATGCCGAGGAGGCCAAGACCGGCACCAATGGCGACGGCTTCGGCGTCGGCTGGTATGGCGAGCGGCCGGAGCCCGGCCAGTACCGCGAGGTCAGGCCCGCCTGGTCCGACGAGAATCTGCTCTCGATCGCCAGGCAGGTGCGCTCGCATCTGTTCTTCGCCCATGTCCGCGCCGCGACCGGCACCGCGACGACGCGGGCGAACTGCCACCCCTTCGTCCATGGCCGCTATCTCTTCATGCATAACGGCCAGATCGGCGGCTACGGCACGATCCGCCGGCGGCTGGAGGCGCTGATCCCGGACGAGCTCTACAGCGTCCGCGCCGGCACGACCGATTCCGAAGCACTGTTCCTGCTCGCCCTGTCCCATCTGGCGGAAGGCATGGCGCCAGGCGACGCGCTCGCCGCCGCGATCGCCGATGCGCTCGCGCTGATGGAGCAGGCCGGCATTCGCGAGCCGCTACGCTGCGCCGCCGCGCTCGCCGATGGCGACAGCATCCATGCGATCCGCTGGTCCTCGGACAGCAAGCCGCCGAGCCTCTATGTCTGCGAGCGGCCCGACAGCGTCGTCGTCGCGTCCGAGCCGGTCGATGCCGCCCGCGAGTGCTGGCAGGCCCTGCCCTGCAATACGCTGGTCACGGTCCAGGGCGGCGCGGTGACGTTCTCACCCTTCGAGATCGCGCTGAAGCAGGCGGCCTGA
- a CDS encoding TRAP transporter small permease subunit: MKGLLAISRVIDAVNGQIGKKVAWLILAAVIVATVNAIIRKIFNVSSNAWLELQWMLFGAVFLMCASWTMQVKEHIRIDIVNATLPKRVRQWIELIGHVLFLMPFSLLIVYHSWPFFMRSYAIDEQSLSAGGLPQWPAKGLVVIGFVMLTFQGVSEIIKQVAIMRGDLDDDEAALGHAAAAEAEAQRLLDQAKEQGLAS; the protein is encoded by the coding sequence GTGAAGGGTCTCCTTGCCATCAGCCGGGTCATCGACGCGGTCAACGGCCAGATCGGCAAGAAAGTCGCCTGGCTGATCCTCGCGGCGGTAATCGTGGCGACGGTCAACGCGATCATCCGCAAGATCTTCAACGTCTCGTCGAATGCCTGGCTGGAACTGCAGTGGATGCTGTTCGGCGCGGTCTTCCTGATGTGCGCCTCCTGGACGATGCAGGTGAAGGAGCACATCCGCATCGACATCGTGAACGCCACGTTGCCGAAGCGCGTGCGGCAATGGATCGAGCTCATCGGCCATGTGCTCTTCCTGATGCCGTTCAGCCTGCTGATCGTCTACCATTCCTGGCCGTTCTTCATGCGCTCCTACGCGATCGACGAGCAGTCGCTCTCGGCCGGCGGCCTGCCGCAATGGCCGGCCAAGGGGCTCGTCGTCATCGGCTTCGTGATGCTGACCTTCCAGGGCGTCTCCGAGATTATCAAGCAGGTCGCGATCATGCGCGGCGATCTCGATGACGACGAGGCGGCGCTCGGCCATGCCGCGGCGGCCGAGGCGGAAGCCCAGCGCCTGCTCGACCAAGCCAAGGAACAGGGCCTCGCCTCGTGA